From the Flavobacteriales bacterium genome, one window contains:
- a CDS encoding TonB-dependent receptor plug domain-containing protein, translating to MRKFLGVFLSAFLVVVSTYAQKTRIYGVVKDANSAEPLISANVVYGEGKGVVTDFDGNYSFDVPNGEYTIQVTYIGYESFSKTVKANGGQLELNFSLSTMTLNEVKVVADIALDRETPVAFTNIDPIKIKEEVSSQPLPMLLNSTPGVYATQQGGGAGDARVTIRGFSQRNISVQIDGVPMNDMESGWVYWSNWFGLDGVTQRIQVQRGLGASKLAIPSVGGSMNILTTGITSKRSTEISATVGNNGLIRTNVSFNSGRLEKGWGVTAAFAYDHQNGWVQGTYASRYFYFLKIQKQIGNHTFSISGMGAPQTRGQRSYMQPVFLYDRAYAEKIGVDLNSASVTSYPLFGNYGLRYNQQWGNLIRNRYDPNAQSQLQSVAENFYHKPIFSLKHFWAKDKWAVSNILYGSFGKGGGTQLRGNGGLFDPYGQYDLSGLYQENITGTVFVPPYDTTEVNDTSQYKSRNYILANMNNHYWYGLLSTVDHKFNDSWDLAAGVDFRSFWVEHYSTPYDLLGGDYAVINSTTQQNSLFDPNDNVKRVGDVAGYRANTNVYTAGVFAQVEYSKKKFSGFVSVSGGNNWYRRSDQYRKRDLVLSDTTMRQVLGINDTIVYNGKTYTANSKEARTATTDWVQFQGGTAKLGLNYNITDHMNIFANGGVFFRPPYIADVYAGTSFNLVRGIKTMVTWGVELGYSIKYPRWAANINLYRTTWENRPVSTSVSIGGTQTTINVPNIGSVHQGIEVDAVYKTPWFFDVEGLVSYGDWRWKGKALAYFYQQGSNNPVDSIDVDADGVHIGDAAQFQVAGSIKIKPVKDAYIKGQITYFGNYYSNFNPLDLQGDNRGRDSWKVPAYYLFDVHAGWTIKLKKMDVFIRASVLNVLNTIYISDAQNNAVSGSQNFDATSAQVFMGQGRRWTATVGVKF from the coding sequence ATGAGGAAGTTTCTTGGAGTCTTTTTATCGGCTTTCTTGGTCGTGGTTTCGACCTACGCTCAGAAGACGCGCATTTACGGTGTGGTGAAAGATGCGAATTCGGCCGAACCACTCATCTCTGCAAATGTGGTGTATGGAGAGGGGAAAGGCGTTGTCACGGATTTTGACGGGAACTATTCCTTTGATGTCCCGAATGGAGAATACACCATTCAGGTCACCTACATCGGTTACGAGAGCTTTTCGAAAACCGTAAAGGCAAATGGTGGTCAGTTGGAACTGAACTTCTCACTTTCAACCATGACGTTGAACGAGGTGAAAGTGGTGGCCGACATTGCCTTGGATAGGGAAACACCTGTTGCATTCACGAATATCGATCCGATCAAGATCAAGGAGGAAGTTTCCTCTCAACCGCTTCCTATGCTGCTCAACAGCACCCCAGGCGTTTACGCTACGCAGCAAGGTGGTGGAGCGGGTGATGCACGTGTGACCATTCGCGGTTTCTCGCAGCGCAACATTTCGGTGCAGATAGATGGTGTGCCGATGAATGATATGGAAAGCGGTTGGGTATATTGGAGCAACTGGTTCGGGTTGGATGGTGTGACACAGCGTATTCAGGTACAACGTGGTTTGGGCGCCAGTAAACTGGCCATTCCTTCTGTTGGGGGAAGTATGAATATTCTTACTACCGGAATCACGTCTAAGCGTTCCACCGAAATTTCCGCAACGGTTGGGAATAATGGTCTGATCCGAACGAATGTGAGCTTCAATTCGGGTCGTTTGGAGAAAGGCTGGGGTGTGACCGCTGCCTTTGCTTATGATCATCAGAACGGTTGGGTGCAAGGAACCTATGCAAGCCGCTACTTCTATTTTCTGAAGATTCAGAAACAGATCGGGAACCACACCTTTAGCATTTCGGGAATGGGCGCGCCACAAACGCGCGGTCAGCGCAGTTATATGCAGCCTGTATTTCTCTACGATAGAGCTTATGCCGAGAAGATCGGTGTGGATCTGAACAGTGCCTCGGTCACCTCTTATCCGCTTTTTGGCAACTATGGGTTGCGTTACAATCAGCAATGGGGAAATCTGATTCGCAATCGATACGACCCAAATGCGCAATCTCAATTGCAGAGCGTGGCGGAGAATTTTTACCACAAACCGATTTTCAGCCTGAAGCATTTCTGGGCTAAGGACAAATGGGCCGTTTCCAACATTCTTTATGGTTCTTTCGGAAAAGGAGGTGGAACTCAACTGCGCGGAAATGGCGGACTGTTCGATCCTTACGGTCAGTATGACCTCTCAGGACTTTATCAGGAGAATATTACAGGAACCGTTTTTGTACCACCTTATGATACAACGGAGGTCAACGATACCAGTCAGTACAAATCGCGGAATTACATTCTGGCGAACATGAATAACCATTATTGGTATGGTCTGCTTTCCACCGTTGACCACAAGTTCAATGATTCGTGGGATCTGGCGGCCGGTGTCGATTTCCGCTCATTCTGGGTAGAGCATTACAGCACGCCTTACGACCTTTTGGGTGGCGATTACGCGGTGATCAATTCCACTACGCAGCAGAACAGCCTTTTCGACCCGAATGATAACGTGAAGCGGGTGGGAGACGTGGCCGGATATCGTGCCAACACCAATGTTTACACGGCCGGTGTTTTTGCGCAGGTGGAATATTCGAAGAAGAAGTTTTCCGGGTTTGTTAGCGTTTCGGGTGGCAACAACTGGTATCGCAGATCGGACCAGTACCGTAAACGCGACCTTGTGCTGAGCGACACCACCATGCGCCAGGTGCTTGGCATTAACGACACCATCGTTTACAACGGAAAAACCTACACGGCCAATAGCAAAGAGGCGCGCACCGCTACCACCGATTGGGTTCAATTTCAGGGCGGAACGGCCAAGTTGGGACTCAACTATAACATCACCGACCACATGAACATCTTTGCTAACGGTGGGGTGTTCTTCCGTCCTCCGTATATCGCGGATGTGTATGCAGGAACCTCCTTCAACTTGGTGCGGGGAATCAAAACCATGGTCACTTGGGGTGTTGAGTTGGGTTATTCCATCAAATACCCGCGTTGGGCGGCCAACATCAATCTCTACAGAACAACTTGGGAAAACCGTCCTGTGAGTACAAGTGTTTCCATTGGAGGAACACAGACAACCATCAACGTACCGAATATTGGCTCCGTGCACCAAGGAATTGAGGTGGACGCGGTTTATAAAACGCCTTGGTTCTTCGATGTGGAAGGGCTTGTTTCGTACGGAGATTGGCGGTGGAAAGGCAAGGCGTTGGCTTATTTCTATCAGCAAGGCTCGAACAATCCTGTCGATTCCATTGATGTAGATGCAGATGGTGTACATATCGGTGATGCGGCTCAGTTTCAAGTGGCAGGAAGCATCAAGATCAAGCCTGTAAAAGATGCCTACATCAAAGGTCAGATCACTTATTTCGGAAACTATTATTCTAATTTCAATCCGTTGGACCTTCAAGGCGATAACCGAGGCCGGGATTCATGGAAAGTGCCAGCCTATTACTTGTTCGATGTGCATGCAGGCTGGACCATCAAACTCAAAAAAATGGATGTTTTCATCCGCGCCAGCGTGCTGAATGTCCTCAATACGATCTATATATCCGATGCGCAGAACAATGCGGTTTCCGGTTCTCAGAATTTCGATGCCACCTCGGCACAGGTTTTCATGGGGCAGGGAAGACGCTGGACGGCTACGGTCGGGGTCAAATTTTAA
- a CDS encoding T9SS type A sorting domain-containing protein yields MKKLVLILASAMFAVGANAQTQDCSDLFISEYVVGSYNNRALEIYNPTDAAIDLSGYKVGRFRDGAGTPMLLGLAGMIQPYSTYVVVVDKRDPNGTGFEAPVDMALQAVADTFVNPVYVQSDSPFYFNGDDAVPLTKADGTTLVDLIGKIGEDPGTAWSDTSGTWWTTNHTLIRKHTVLHGVTTNPLEFMVQTEWDSLPEDTFTELGWHTCDCQTMGVSEVDQNKFNVYPNPSADKDLMVSAAQELNMIQVYNILGQESHRVSFNGKNTTTHKLKLQHLSTGVYIVRVSLRNGAVLSRKVMLGK; encoded by the coding sequence ATGAAAAAACTTGTACTCATTCTTGCTTCAGCGATGTTTGCCGTTGGAGCCAATGCCCAAACACAGGATTGTTCCGACCTTTTCATTTCAGAATACGTGGTCGGTTCCTATAACAACCGAGCCCTTGAAATTTACAATCCTACCGATGCTGCCATCGACCTGAGTGGCTACAAAGTGGGCCGTTTCCGTGATGGCGCTGGAACACCGATGTTGCTTGGTCTTGCCGGGATGATTCAACCGTACAGCACTTACGTAGTGGTAGTTGATAAAAGAGACCCGAACGGAACAGGTTTCGAAGCACCGGTTGATATGGCATTGCAGGCTGTGGCCGATACGTTTGTGAATCCGGTCTACGTGCAGTCTGATTCTCCATTCTACTTTAACGGTGATGATGCGGTTCCGTTGACTAAAGCCGATGGAACAACCCTTGTCGACTTGATTGGAAAGATCGGTGAAGATCCAGGAACGGCTTGGAGTGATACTTCTGGTACTTGGTGGACAACCAATCATACATTGATCAGAAAACATACGGTATTGCATGGTGTGACCACGAACCCGTTAGAGTTCATGGTACAGACAGAATGGGATAGCCTTCCAGAAGACACATTCACGGAATTGGGATGGCACACGTGCGATTGCCAGACAATGGGCGTGAGCGAGGTCGATCAGAACAAATTCAATGTATATCCGAATCCATCGGCAGATAAGGACCTTATGGTATCTGCTGCGCAGGAATTGAACATGATTCAGGTGTACAACATTCTCGGACAGGAATCTCACCGTGTTTCCTTCAACGGAAAGAATACCACTACGCACAAACTCAAACTTCAGCACCTTTCAACAGGCGTTTACATCGTTCGTGTATCGCTTCGTAATGGAGCTGTGCTTTCGCGCAAGGTGATGCTCGGAAAATAG
- a CDS encoding T9SS type B sorting domain-containing protein gives MKPPILTILLSFLFFNSLGQNWLKGVGGAGNDEALDITLDDQGNYLVSGFFSYNVDFDGTILNSVGEIDAFIAQTNSQGNISWVKQFGGTGSDAAYANDRDANGNIFVSGYFSGTMTVDGTTLVSNNSSQDVFLAKLDPTGNLIWIRTFGGVDHDFVYDLAVDQAGNAIITGNFKGTITVGPDTYSSVIDPEDNQPSYDIFVVKYDTDGNVLWSKHGQADHDDRGTGLAVNGSNQIALIGQFSDTLTLANTYPNQVYNTGFVMMFDSDGDELWMRKMSASMCIPYDIVFYQDSLMYITGDFTGQLAIFTTPLTTTTSQYLSKVFLTKMNTEGDVLWLENDGSETQVSSRAVDVDANGNAYMAGYFKCRMDEYSQQYGDGVFYSADRRDVFVTQYSATGTRNWERQFGGPGDDVAWDMVLQGSQPIVVGAFSKYFHAPDGGNFLPTGWTTDQLLFLPNPPSMNYCSDSDYGSFATIESTGHQDILIAKPVDLSREPYDYFSRSGNNCVRDFLTPCINGSCPDTIQSCEVVDLQYESVSGTNGFIGPIYDLLWSTGSTETSIEGLGTGAYWLQVSRDDNCYSSSDTVVVIVDDTPDPPLISDDVIVNTTTASPERIFVCFPDTVQLTMSGIDTVNNLYGWSWSSSQIQHPFLDTTVTTSGLYTAHQLSPAGCESTTDVLVHIDDWANEDTLDPYILIGTSALGLSQTDTLTVCQGDLIQYLVIDSSHYQTVGLSMPYFSSDWSISFPNIPSSLTHFDWYENEPGDLDTWMMGNSFIATQSTWVILDVELMDHCNTDTSTYILHHEFYLDVTHFSTQESGNHRMCPGDTVQIEVSGGDFYHWAGPGIISPDTLSSVLANSAGTYQWTASVLTPSGSTCSKSDTFLIRNLEAPDITMIPSNGVICPGDSVQMIAPAGSNYQWIGPNNAVVGSTQIIWATTPGFYFCEMVNPGGCFLISNEVEVRGFNTPYLSAEPQQTICEGGTVTLTVFANEGSILDWPSPLVDSLFEQEIHQAGYYEVTATFCGITDTLGITVIDVSPEVDLNIAGYDTICASEVLEVQAPQGYYSYEWNNGSQDVEIEVTQSGMYFLTAENFDGCIGHSDTLFVDVLPAPDPPVLSDTTVCLNGSATSYTLTNAQPTYWFTEQMDSLGILPSISSDSVAADLMFFGAHFNGECFSVLDTASVNLFEGVEPPLISGSTTLCPGDSLNLSTDSTQSISYYWRLPDSTLVNGTMLSLMAPDSGSYTLFAQHPVCGVQSVSETVQMVAPSDFSILFLTGDSLNCLGDSVWLNVSGSFSQLTWLPSQSNLDSILIVDDEALWASVTDTNGCVLSTDTLQIQFETPPSALVLPTDTICEGETAILDLISSGTLLLDNGLIQDSIAIPFVSEILSADTEFVFLLESSFGCLSPPMNWQIIVTQTPESLDISGVTPLCEGDQLQLSVSPSGIGTVVFFDELSDTLGIATNGQLQIDSVSEGSLYGGVYATLNIAGCMVQSDLLEIDILPIPDNPNLIMSGNGCPEDTVLLYASDTIGLTFHWTGTNGFSSDTSVLVFDPIQPNEQGVYSLQVGQDGCFSDTTSIDISIAPVPDVELIPDTIICFNDEIELILNQSYDQILWSTNETTEIISVSDSGVYWVTVTNEFGCSDSDTTVVETVICNVVTTNIITPNGDGFNDVFKLDANGLTQLHVQIFTRFGKLIYEWRTLDGAWDGTTQDTRLSVSEGTYYFVGNYLDVSGETGTKKGFIQVIR, from the coding sequence ATGAAACCTCCAATACTAACCATTCTACTGTCGTTTTTATTCTTTAATTCCCTTGGCCAGAACTGGTTGAAAGGGGTTGGAGGTGCTGGAAATGATGAAGCACTGGACATCACATTGGATGATCAGGGAAACTACCTTGTTTCCGGATTTTTCTCGTACAATGTGGATTTCGATGGTACCATTTTAAATTCCGTAGGAGAAATTGATGCGTTTATTGCGCAAACAAATTCGCAAGGGAATATTAGTTGGGTTAAACAGTTCGGTGGAACTGGAAGTGACGCAGCTTACGCGAATGATCGCGATGCCAATGGCAACATCTTCGTGTCCGGCTACTTCTCAGGAACAATGACCGTGGATGGAACCACACTTGTTTCGAACAACAGTTCCCAAGACGTATTCCTTGCCAAGCTCGACCCGACCGGAAACCTTATTTGGATAAGAACATTTGGCGGTGTTGACCACGATTTCGTTTACGATCTGGCGGTTGATCAGGCCGGAAATGCCATCATAACCGGAAATTTCAAGGGAACCATTACCGTAGGTCCTGATACGTACAGTTCCGTCATTGACCCGGAAGACAACCAACCATCATACGACATTTTCGTGGTGAAATACGATACTGATGGCAATGTCCTTTGGTCAAAACATGGGCAAGCCGACCATGATGACCGTGGAACTGGTCTGGCCGTAAATGGAAGCAACCAAATTGCGCTCATCGGGCAGTTCTCAGACACACTAACGTTGGCCAACACATATCCCAATCAAGTGTACAATACTGGTTTTGTCATGATGTTCGATTCGGATGGTGATGAGCTCTGGATGCGTAAGATGAGCGCAAGCATGTGCATTCCGTACGATATCGTTTTCTATCAGGATTCGTTGATGTACATAACCGGAGATTTTACCGGTCAACTTGCCATTTTCACCACACCGCTTACCACTACCACCTCCCAATATCTGAGCAAGGTCTTTCTAACCAAAATGAACACCGAAGGTGATGTGCTGTGGCTTGAGAATGACGGATCCGAAACACAGGTCAGTTCGCGCGCTGTAGATGTGGATGCAAATGGGAATGCCTACATGGCCGGCTATTTCAAGTGTCGCATGGACGAGTATTCCCAACAGTATGGCGATGGCGTGTTCTACTCGGCCGATCGTAGGGATGTATTTGTGACACAATATTCCGCAACAGGAACTCGGAATTGGGAGCGACAGTTCGGTGGACCTGGAGACGATGTGGCCTGGGACATGGTCCTTCAAGGGTCACAACCGATAGTTGTAGGTGCATTCTCAAAATACTTCCACGCTCCGGATGGAGGCAATTTTCTGCCGACCGGTTGGACAACGGACCAATTGCTCTTCTTGCCCAACCCACCATCAATGAACTATTGTTCAGACTCTGATTATGGCTCATTTGCTACGATAGAAAGCACTGGTCATCAGGATATTCTCATCGCGAAACCTGTCGATCTTAGCCGTGAGCCTTATGACTATTTCAGCAGGAGTGGCAACAACTGTGTCCGAGACTTCCTTACACCATGCATTAACGGCAGCTGCCCAGATACGATTCAAAGCTGCGAAGTTGTCGACCTCCAGTATGAGTCGGTTTCGGGAACAAATGGATTCATTGGTCCTATCTACGACCTCTTATGGTCCACCGGTAGCACCGAGACGTCCATCGAGGGACTTGGCACCGGAGCCTATTGGCTTCAGGTAAGTCGGGATGACAACTGTTACTCGTCCTCCGACACGGTAGTGGTCATTGTAGATGATACACCAGACCCACCACTCATATCTGATGATGTGATCGTGAACACAACGACTGCCTCACCAGAGAGGATCTTCGTCTGCTTCCCAGACACCGTTCAGTTGACAATGAGTGGCATTGACACGGTCAATAATCTCTATGGTTGGTCTTGGTCATCAAGTCAGATACAACATCCGTTCTTAGATACAACCGTTACCACATCGGGTCTTTACACGGCTCATCAACTATCGCCAGCGGGATGTGAAAGCACGACCGATGTTCTGGTTCACATTGATGATTGGGCCAATGAAGACACGCTTGATCCATACATTCTCATCGGAACAAGTGCACTCGGTCTGTCTCAAACGGACACATTGACCGTTTGTCAGGGAGACCTGATTCAGTACTTGGTCATCGACAGCTCACATTATCAAACAGTAGGGCTTTCCATGCCATATTTCTCCTCCGATTGGAGCATCAGTTTTCCCAACATTCCTTCATCCCTCACGCATTTTGATTGGTATGAGAATGAACCCGGTGACCTTGATACTTGGATGATGGGCAACTCTTTCATTGCAACACAATCAACCTGGGTTATTCTTGATGTGGAACTTATGGACCATTGCAATACGGACACTTCCACATACATCCTTCATCATGAGTTCTATCTCGATGTAACCCATTTCAGTACGCAGGAATCCGGTAATCACAGAATGTGTCCTGGAGACACGGTTCAAATTGAGGTCAGCGGGGGAGATTTCTATCATTGGGCAGGACCTGGAATAATCAGCCCGGATACGTTGAGTTCCGTGCTTGCGAATAGCGCAGGAACTTATCAATGGACAGCATCTGTGCTCACGCCATCCGGAAGCACGTGCAGCAAGTCGGATACATTTCTTATTCGCAATCTCGAGGCTCCGGACATCACCATGATTCCTTCAAACGGTGTCATTTGTCCCGGAGATTCTGTTCAGATGATCGCGCCTGCGGGAAGCAATTATCAATGGATCGGTCCGAACAATGCCGTGGTCGGTTCCACGCAGATCATCTGGGCCACCACTCCGGGTTTTTATTTCTGCGAGATGGTGAATCCCGGAGGATGCTTCCTCATATCGAATGAGGTGGAGGTTCGCGGGTTCAATACCCCGTATTTGTCAGCCGAACCACAGCAGACCATTTGCGAGGGAGGGACCGTAACGCTTACCGTATTTGCGAATGAGGGTTCCATTTTAGACTGGCCTTCGCCATTGGTGGACAGCCTCTTTGAACAGGAGATCCATCAGGCCGGGTACTACGAAGTGACGGCAACCTTTTGCGGAATCACAGACACACTTGGAATTACGGTCATCGATGTATCACCGGAAGTGGATCTGAACATTGCGGGTTATGACACCATCTGCGCCAGCGAAGTGCTGGAGGTTCAAGCTCCACAGGGTTACTATTCGTATGAGTGGAATAACGGATCGCAGGACGTGGAAATTGAGGTCACTCAATCTGGAATGTATTTCCTTACAGCAGAAAACTTTGATGGATGTATCGGACACTCAGATACACTTTTTGTTGATGTTCTTCCTGCCCCAGACCCACCGGTCTTGTCAGACACCACCGTATGCCTCAATGGGAGCGCCACCTCCTATACACTGACGAATGCGCAGCCTACCTACTGGTTTACCGAACAGATGGATTCACTCGGTATCCTTCCTTCCATCTCTTCAGATTCTGTTGCTGCTGACCTCATGTTCTTTGGTGCCCATTTTAACGGAGAGTGCTTCAGCGTACTCGATACCGCCTCCGTCAACTTGTTCGAAGGGGTGGAACCACCTCTAATTTCGGGGTCTACCACACTTTGCCCGGGGGATTCGTTGAATCTGAGTACAGACTCCACCCAAAGCATCAGCTATTATTGGCGACTGCCCGATTCAACATTGGTAAATGGAACGATGCTAAGTCTGATGGCACCGGATTCTGGATCTTACACTCTTTTTGCACAGCATCCCGTTTGCGGAGTACAGTCTGTAAGCGAAACTGTTCAGATGGTAGCTCCTTCCGATTTTTCCATTCTGTTTTTGACTGGCGACTCTCTGAACTGCCTCGGAGATTCGGTTTGGCTGAATGTTTCAGGTTCTTTCTCCCAACTTACGTGGCTCCCCTCTCAATCTAACTTAGATTCCATTCTGATCGTTGACGATGAAGCATTATGGGCATCCGTAACCGACACCAACGGCTGCGTTTTAAGTACCGATACCCTTCAGATACAATTTGAAACCCCACCTTCCGCACTGGTCTTGCCTACTGACACGATCTGCGAAGGAGAAACTGCCATCCTGGATCTTATATCAAGTGGTACACTTTTGCTGGACAACGGACTGATCCAGGATTCGATCGCCATTCCTTTCGTATCAGAAATCCTATCCGCAGACACAGAATTCGTCTTTCTACTTGAAAGTTCGTTCGGATGCCTGTCTCCTCCGATGAACTGGCAGATCATCGTGACCCAGACCCCTGAATCGCTGGATATCTCAGGTGTAACTCCACTTTGCGAAGGAGACCAGCTTCAATTGAGCGTTTCTCCTTCTGGTATCGGAACAGTTGTCTTTTTCGATGAATTGTCAGACACCTTGGGAATCGCCACCAACGGGCAGTTACAGATAGACAGTGTTTCGGAAGGAAGCCTTTACGGAGGTGTTTACGCCACGCTCAATATTGCGGGCTGCATGGTTCAATCAGACCTCTTGGAAATAGACATCCTTCCGATTCCCGACAATCCAAATCTGATCATGTCAGGTAATGGTTGTCCTGAAGACACCGTTCTTCTGTACGCATCCGACACGATAGGTCTCACCTTCCATTGGACCGGAACCAACGGATTCAGTTCAGACACAAGTGTATTGGTATTCGATCCGATCCAGCCCAACGAGCAAGGAGTCTATTCACTTCAGGTCGGGCAGGACGGGTGTTTTTCTGACACTACTTCCATTGACATCTCCATTGCTCCTGTTCCCGATGTAGAGTTGATTCCCGACACGATCATTTGTTTCAATGATGAGATAGAACTGATACTGAACCAGTCTTACGACCAAATACTGTGGTCAACCAATGAAACGACTGAGATCATTTCAGTTTCAGATTCCGGTGTTTACTGGGTAACTGTTACCAACGAGTTCGGGTGTTCCGACTCGGACACAACGGTTGTTGAAACCGTTATTTGTAACGTGGTCACCACCAACATCATTACACCTAACGGAGATGGATTCAACGATGTATTTAAACTGGATGCGAATGGGCTTACGCAATTACACGTTCAAATATTCACTCGGTTCGGAAAACTGATCTACGAATGGAGAACACTTGACGGTGCTTGGGACGGGACCACACAGGACACGCGGCTCAGTGTTTCTGAAGGCACCTATTATTTTGTCGGAAACTACTTGGATGTTTCTGGAGAAACTGGCACGAAAAAGGGTTTTATCCAAGTAATACGCTGA
- a CDS encoding serine/threonine protein phosphatase has translation MAKTSKMVGRKVRSPENGGRRLVITDIHGCAITFKKLLEKVKLTKDDQLFLLGDFINRGPRSKEVIDHVLQLQEDGYNVFPLMGNHEETVLHILRERPEQLKLLLRSRNSLDLLNKNKRIRKRVFRFIRSLPYYYELDDFYLVHAGFNLNIDKPLTDTHAMAWMRNFNLAKKFNKRRVFFGHTPTKFSKIKEAVAAGAKSICLDNGCSHAYLGKEYGRLLCYDLDSGQLFKQRNID, from the coding sequence ATGGCGAAGACATCGAAGATGGTAGGAAGAAAGGTGAGGTCACCAGAGAACGGTGGACGCAGGTTGGTGATCACAGACATTCACGGCTGCGCCATCACGTTCAAAAAACTGCTCGAAAAGGTCAAACTCACAAAAGACGACCAGTTGTTTCTGCTGGGCGATTTCATCAATCGCGGCCCGCGAAGTAAAGAGGTGATCGATCATGTGCTGCAATTGCAGGAAGACGGCTACAACGTTTTCCCGTTGATGGGAAACCATGAGGAAACCGTGTTGCATATTCTGCGCGAGCGGCCTGAACAATTGAAGTTGCTGCTCAGGTCGCGAAACTCGTTGGATCTTCTGAACAAGAACAAACGGATCCGAAAGCGCGTGTTCCGCTTTATCCGTTCGCTACCTTACTATTACGAATTGGATGATTTCTATCTGGTGCACGCAGGTTTCAATCTCAATATTGACAAACCGTTGACCGATACGCATGCTATGGCATGGATGCGCAACTTCAATTTGGCGAAGAAATTCAATAAGAGACGCGTCTTTTTCGGACACACACCCACCAAGTTTTCTAAGATAAAGGAAGCAGTTGCTGCGGGTGCAAAATCCATCTGTTTGGACAATGGCTGTTCGCACGCCTACCTCGGCAAGGAATATGGTCGGTTATTATGCTATGACCTTGATAGCGGGCAGCTTTTCAAACAAAGGAATATTGATTAG